In Canis lupus dingo isolate Sandy chromosome 32, ASM325472v2, whole genome shotgun sequence, the following are encoded in one genomic region:
- the TIFA gene encoding TRAF-interacting protein with FHA domain-containing protein A isoform X2 has product MMSNFEDADTEETVTCLQITVYHPGQLQNGIFQSIRFYNREKLPSSEVVKFGRNSNICRYTFQDKQVSRVQFSLQLFKKFDSSVLSFEIKNMSKKTNLLVDNKELCYLNKIDLPYKCMVRFDHSYKKTTGQYRSPFLSMAVTHPASPKTLLLQKWMKMNCEHS; this is encoded by the exons ATGATGTCCAATTTTGAAGATGCTGACACAGAAGAGACAGTAACTTGTCTCCAGATAACTGTTTACCATCCTGGCCAGCTGCAAAATGGAATTTTCCAATCAATAAGGTTTTATAACCGAGAAAAACTTCCCTCCAGTGAAGTAGTGAAATTTGGCCGAAATTCCAACATCTGTCGTTATACCTTTCAGGACAAACAGGTTTCACGAGTTCAGTTTTCTCTGCAGCTGTTTAAAAAGTTTGATAGTTCAGTTCtctcttttgaaattaaaaatatgagtaaGAAGACCAACCTGCTTGTGGACAACAAGGAGCTGTGTTACCTAaacaaaatagacctgccttacaagtGCATGGTCAGATTTG ATCACTCTTACAAGAAAACAACTGGCCAATACAGAAGCCCATTCCTGAGTATGGCAGTTACTCATCCTGCTTCACCCAAAACACTTCTCCTACAGAAATGGATGAAAATGAATTGTGAACACAGCTAA
- the TIFA gene encoding TRAF-interacting protein with FHA domain-containing protein A isoform X1 yields the protein MMSNFEDADTEETVTCLQITVYHPGQLQNGIFQSIRFYNREKLPSSEVVKFGRNSNICRYTFQDKQVSRVQFSLQLFKKFDSSVLSFEIKNMSKKTNLLVDNKELCYLNKIDLPYKCMVRFGEYQFLIEKEDGESLEFFETQFILSPRSLLQENNWPIQKPIPEYGSYSSCFTQNTSPTEMDENEL from the coding sequence ATGATGTCCAATTTTGAAGATGCTGACACAGAAGAGACAGTAACTTGTCTCCAGATAACTGTTTACCATCCTGGCCAGCTGCAAAATGGAATTTTCCAATCAATAAGGTTTTATAACCGAGAAAAACTTCCCTCCAGTGAAGTAGTGAAATTTGGCCGAAATTCCAACATCTGTCGTTATACCTTTCAGGACAAACAGGTTTCACGAGTTCAGTTTTCTCTGCAGCTGTTTAAAAAGTTTGATAGTTCAGTTCtctcttttgaaattaaaaatatgagtaaGAAGACCAACCTGCTTGTGGACAACAAGGAGCTGTGTTACCTAaacaaaatagacctgccttacaagtGCATGGTCAGATTTGGTGAGTATCAGTTCCTGATAGAGAAGGAAGATGGAGAGTCATTAGAATTTTTTGAAACTCAATTTATTTTGTCTCCAAGATCACTCTTACAAGAAAACAACTGGCCAATACAGAAGCCCATTCCTGAGTATGGCAGTTACTCATCCTGCTTCACCCAAAACACTTCTCCTACAGAAATGGATGAAAATGAATTGTGA